The genomic region cgctcGAGGAAATAAACCATCCTCCGTGGCGGAAATCCGTCATCGGTGCTTGCGGGAGCTGAAGAAGGATGCcaaagaaaattgttttcccccGACGAAAGATTGACAGCCATGTGGAGTTGGTGGAGCAATATTTTTCTTTGGCGCGTagtaaaatttattgatttgaaCTGGGAACACATTACTTTAAACTGTGAAACAGGGTTTGTTGAAATTTGCTTCCTCCCGGAAAATAGCCATGTATCAAAACTAAAAGAAGTAATGTTTTCTCCCCATGTGGCAGGGGAAAGACAACATTCACAGAGGGAAAATGAAATCTTCCTCCTTCCGGGTTGGCCTTCTGCGACACATTATCCCAATAGATTGCCCAATTGCGAACTCATCCATAAGCAAACGataattttccctcccatcgTGGCCTCAGCAATAATAAtcttgcccccccccccccctcccaccctctCACTTCCTCTTGGGTATTGGTCACGGTGCGGTAAGATACCAATTGGAAATTGGTTCCATCAAGTGTACCAAATGGACCATGAGAGCCGGAAGTCCCACGTAGAATCATCAGCTGCCATGTGACGCAGCAAGTCACTATGTGGACGGTGGGACTCGATTACATTATCTGCTAGGGAGCAAAGCGAGGCAAGCAGGCGCAAGTCGTACAAGTAGAagaaacaagaagaaaaaaaaacggaaggaaCAGCGGCGGAAGAAATTCCAACCGTAATTGAGCGCTTCCCTGCGATTTATTGCAATGATCTAGAACGGATGGATACACTTTCCGTTCTCTCGCATTTTCCCAGCATGCGAAACCGGAGCGGAACGAAACGAGCAAGTTGCGCAAAGTCCTTACAGTGGCCTCATGAAATATTTACCCACTATGGAAAGTGAAATCTTTACGAGGTAAATTTTAACCATCAACATTAGCAAGTGAAAATTTTATGCACTTTCcgtcccttttttttgggggAAATTTTGTAAGCGCCAAACGATGCCATACGTTCGGATGGTTCACAAATTGTtggtattttccttttctctcttCGGGATTAAGTTAGAGTTTTAGTCTCGCTTCCTCGTCGCAAATAAAGTCCGGGCAATGAAATACCTTCAGGCAAATGAAGTAGCCATAAAATGGAAACGATTATGGGACGATCTTTGTCCTGGTGCTTAATAATGGTCCAACTTTTAATATGTCGTTAATTCCTTCTCTCGTTCGCTATACTTTgcatttcctttccctttgcACGGTacggttgttttatttcccttcccAAGAGGTGAGCTTAATaggttttagttttcctttttcgcgaTCTGCTGATAATCTTTTGCTCGAAAAGTAAATAAGGTTTCCCATTTATTTATAGTTTAATTGGCAGTTTAGCGGTCGTCGGGCCCCTCGGACGGACGACGAAAACTTTGCTATGCTTTATCTAAGCACTTTGGCTATTTTCGGCAGCGGGTAGGCTCTTGGACGCGCATCGGGTGACGAAGTTTCCACTTTATTGTTTCGTTCTCTCcactttctttcactttcctctTTGGAGGCCATTTCCCACCTTCGTTTTTcttgttgccatttttatcTGCCCCAATCCATCCGTTGCCGGCTGCGTTGCATTATTCAACGAACCGTACGCTAGCGCTTAAGTAATTTACACCTTTCCGCATCGATCGGCCAtcgggagtgtgtgtgtgtgtatgtgtgtctttgTGTGCAAAGCGAAGGACGAAGAATCTTTTCTGTCACTTCGATGGGAACGTAAAGAAGGGAACGATGCAGAACGATGTGTGTTTCAGTGTATTTTTTCGTACGGGATATGGTTTCAACACTGGGCAAAGCACTTTAAACCCTTGCCATTGCATTGGGGGAAACGCTCAAGACGTGCCCGTATCccggatggaggcgcctggtggttcacGCAAGCAATTCTCTTTCGGTCCGATCTTGCAAAAACCAACACGCGGGAAGCAATGGCCGAACGTTCTGCCAGTGATAAAAAAGGGCGGGAATGTAGACGAGCAGCCCTCGGAACAAGGAGGACCATCACACGAAGCGGTTCGTGTGGAGGGGTTGTATGTGAACGCACGTAATTTATGATTGCACAACATTAAATAAGTAACGAACATTCTGCTGCGCTTAACGATGGAGTTGTGCCAAAGGGAGAAGCTGGATAAGTGAAGCCCATGGCCTCGTTGGCAGCGCCGTTGCGTTCCCATAAGGGTTCGGATTTAAGACCACCGAATCACAgaatacacactcacacagtgTACGCTTTGGAGAGCAAATGTCGGATGCCAGCTTTCCCGTACCGGCGAGCCCGGAATGTGCCGCTTGCATTGCTAGCGAAACGAGCATAGAGATTTGCTCGAGCGATTATCCACTTATGCGGACGGTTGTATTTCGGGCGCATTTAATTACGCCCCTGTTTGCCGGGTGGATTCAATTAACTTAAATGTCTCCCTTTCTGCcgtcgtttttttcatattggAAAGAAATTTCCCATGCGCGGAACACAAACACTCTAACGATCTCTCTTAAGCCGACCTACGCAGCACATTTCGAGGAGCAATACGATCTAGATCATTATCATGTAAATTAGGAAACCATGCTTCCGTTATGAAACTGGAGGGGTTTCATCGTCTTACACTCTGCTCTTTCGAATTATTGGATATTCGGCCTCGGTTGTCCATCTTCGGGTAAGTTGTTGACGACACTAAAAGCGAACATGCCCTCGAAAAAGAACGAAACTTTCTTAAAGAGGCATCTCTTCATGGTTGTCATCCTGCAGCGAAGGATAAAGAACTGAAACCggagttttttttcaagtacttTCCCCGAACTCCTTGTGCCTTGTGTCCTTCGGCTCACTCGAGTGGCTCCAGGTCCTCGAAAAAATGTATTCTCGCAAGTGGAAGTATTGATCGAATGCCGACGCAACGTAATTTATTGTCATCTTGAAAGAGGGAGTATTACGTTGGAACGAGAAGCTACATTGGAAGCAATACCTAGGTGTGCTGGAGGAATAACTGGTCCAAAACACACTCCTCCGAACTgacgtaaacaaaaacaccgcaagatccttttccttcgcttgACTCGAAGGCATTTGTTCAAAGTGTTCGAACACCCGGCCACAGCTATATCCATCTTGACACTCTTCTGGTCGAACTTTCTTCATTAGCCGAGAGTTTCTTCCGTGTCAGCACCGTTCGGCGAATAGTTTAGCATAGTTTGCCCTCGCTAAGGCAGGGTTTGTTTGCAGGAGGCTGCAGTTTCGGGGCGGGGACGTGAGGAGGTTGATTGATCGTTAGCAAACTCCAAAGTTAGTTGTTTAGTGGTGCAATGTTTATTACCCTGCTTCACGTCGATCTGAATATGCGAGTGTGTGTTGGAGCAAGGGCCAGAAGCAAAACTTGGCTTGTCATGCAGGGAAATATGGTTTTTGGCAgcttcatttgcttgcttgtcAGAGAGAAGGTGATATCGTTTCCATGTGTTTCGTCTGGTTTTGATATGACTTTGAAAGAATCTGTTGCAGCTATTTTGGTTTCCAACCTGTTCGATTTTTAATGAATGTTATGAAATTATTTCTACATGGTATCAACTATGGAACATTATTGTCTCTTGGATTAAAGGAATTCCTCATCAGTGAAAGCTTCTACTTTTCTTTATATTCGTTAACAAATCGTTCAGAACAATATTCTCTATTTTGCTGTCGGAAAATACTCTACTTCATTGTATAAACCAGTCGTGGTTTAACCACCAACCCATAACCCCGAGAAATTGTTCATCACAACGTCTTCGGTGACGTTTTGAACGCAggcaaaaaaaggcaaaccccATTATAACGAGCGCGTCCCAAAGCCACCGAGACAATAATTTGAAAAGCATTTCATTTGACATGAACTAGTTTATGCCCCCTTCTCGTCATTCCCGTAATCCAACAACCAACCAATGGGCTACCGAACGTGACCTGTGGAGGCCTGAGCTTAATCGGAGCGGATTGTCGTAAATCATTCATCACTCATTACCCGATCGCTCGTCAATGTTTACGTGCAGTGCAACGCAAACAGCTAATAAAACGGGCTCTCATCGGGCCGACCTCGTGTGCTCGCTGATGACGAGTTGTGTGCGTGCCGATACGGAGGGGATGGTGTATGCAATTATCCTCCCCCTGTTCCGCCCTGCGCCACGTTCGGCAACCAATTTTCCGATCAGTAACGGTTCCATTCTGGGCCCATTTGGCCACAAGCGCACTTAACACCGAAATTGCATGTTATTCTCCAAAACTACGTACACGTGTTTGTAGGGCAAATACATTAAAGCTAATagatttgtgtttgttttcgtaatAAAATCACTTTTGGTAAATGTGCGCTCTCAGCGAGGCAGTAAATCGGGTTatcataattttgaaaatggtttgctTAACCTTGTTGTGCAGATTGACTAACACGTTCAAGTACCCTCAAGGTATATCCAAATGGAATGGATTGAAGAATAATTTATAATGAGGGAGAAAGAATATAGCCTTTCAAGGAAAATTTCGTCTGTGTTGTGCAATCTGCGCGTTTAATGGAAAGCAAGAAATTAGTAAAAGCCCTTTACCAAAAAGTGGAACAAGTAGCAACCTgtcataaaataatttaaaaaaaagtggtcAAATAATATCCTCAAAAACCTTGCCGcattttttcaagaaaaatagCAAGtttttttgaaataataaagattttgaaaaaagaagtCAGTTAGTTGcggataaaatattaaaagttGAAAGAATTACAGATGAAACAGTCTTCGGGAAATCACTTAATTGAAACCTGGAAAAAGACACCTCGCAAAAAGAGATGTTGCCAATAGCAACACTGCAGCAATGTATCTAATGTTTGCTACTCTTGATGGAAGTGAGTTTTCGGCTAAGTGTTGTACAAATTGTTTCTTTCGTGCAATCTGAAAGAAGTCAAATCAAGATGTTGCGAAACCGAATACAATGGAAAATGGATATTTGAAACGAATCATTTATTCGCTACAGTCATGCTTCAGTTGGTCGAGCGTGGAAGGAGGCTCCGATTGTAGTCTCCATATTGCTTTGCTCCACTGTGGCGAATATGGCTATGATCATTTTTTAACACACTCTGCATCAATTATCACGTCGGGAAAATATGACGGGAGGCAGAAGCATTTGGTTTTCGTTCTCGGACGGATGCTTCTTCCCTATCGATGCAGGGACTGGAGGCCATGAAATTTGAATGggtataaaaaatatgaacgaTACACAATACAACAGTGACAATTCTCtctcccaccccctcccctttTCCTCTCGACATGACCTAGATAGGGAACATATCTTCGGACGGCAGCAAAATTCGTTCCGCTTCAGCAAAAGTCCGGCCTCCGTTTACTATCGTTCGGTGAATTGGGTTAAAGGAGCGAATCGATCGACCGTACCGCCGCAACTGCTGGCGTCAGCGTCGATGTTCCCCTTTCCCGCACCACCCCACAGTCCTTCGCTGGAGGGCTGATAAGAAATGGAAATTGTGCCAAATCGAAATGGCAAACGAAAACCCGTCCGCCTCGTCATCCATTTCTCGTCTCGTGCGCTTTCCCGGTGCAACATCAACTCCACTTCCGGGAACGTCATGAGCACGGTGATCGCTTCATATCTCCACCGGTCCGAAAGCAAACGGTAGTAGACGGGTTTGGTTAGACGGACGGACAGCTGGCACGGAAGAATGCAGCACTGCTCTGATGCACGGCAGCGCAACCATCACGTACTCGACGTGTACGACATTGTTCCGGTCGTGACGGGCTGGTCGCAAGTTGAAGGACCTGCTAAAGGGAatgcatcctaacaaatgccATTAAATTATTCACATGCCAAATACTCGTGCTCGCTCGGGCGGCGCAGATAAGGCGGTGAGAGATAGGGCAGTAGTTAGCAGTTAGCCGGAAGTAGGCACGGAAAGCTGGTAGTTCCTTAATAATGCACTTTAAGTCTAGAAGCGCTGCGAAAGGGTGTGTGGTGTTGCGTGCTGCGGGAAGTTTCTTGATTGCACACAATCATACGATGTGCATTCGAGTTGTAGTACGTGAGTAGCATATCTATACGAATGTGTTATTACATTTGAGTTTTTGAATGAATTATAAAAGTGTATAAATTTATGCGAATCCAACGACTTTCTATAAAGTACGCCCAACATAAGCTGTGCAATAGGTGTAAGGTGTATTCAAATGTATTCAAAACGCCTGCTCAAAAATGAACCAGACTACCTCAACTCTCTTACCACTCCTTTatactaaacaaacaaatattgaaacaCAATACTTACGTTCATTACGTCAGCACAGGATAACAATCCTGTTGCTACGATCCACCATCATTACCATCCATCATCCATCATTCGCCGTGTTCGTAGAGGCGGTAGTGGCAGCTACCagaactagaaaaaaaagttctctTCCGGTTGCCCTGCACGGCCAAACACGGACACACAACATACGCATTCGCGAGAACCCTCTCTACCTCACTGGGTTGGTTTGAAATTTGGCAACATTTTTGCCGACTTGCAATGTAAAGCATATTTCCGCTGCGCCACGCTGGAATAGGAGGAGTTTTTGTCTGTTCGGCCAATAGGGGATACATGATTTCCAACAGGATGTTTCATCGATCGATACCAAAAAGGAATGTACTGCCAACAATTGTAAAAGGATGGAACAAAAAAGTCAATTAGTGTGTTGCAAATTGAACGCGCATGGTGAATCCGCACTAATAGATATTCGATTCATTTTGTCCGGATAGGGAAGAGGGAAGCTTGTGGAAAGCGAAAGGTTTTTCAAGCAATCAGCGAAATTGAATCTATTTACAATTACATTGATGGCCTACAAAGtcatttggaatggttttcccTCAGTAAAAGTTTTTTGTAAGATACAGtcagttttttatttttcacgaaATCCATTTAATTGAGTTaccgaaataataaaaagccaGTACTATAAAAATTGGTTAAAAACAGTGCATGTTTAAATTACATATAATATTAACATTACTGAAAAAAACTGCAGCCATTCAAACACAGTTTAATCAAAAGAAAGTATTTCAAAGCTAAAAAGAGAATTTAATGAACGAGATCGAAAGTTTTCCTTCAGCCCACTTTTTCACCTTCAAACTGTCCAGCCTGACGGACTGACAACGGACTTACAGTATACGACATCGAGAGGTTGTCATTGACTTTCAATCAACCGGTATCGGAGCCGTAGGACACGGCCCTTGACACTTTTCCCCACAACCTTGACgaggcgaaaagaaaaggtacAAACTGGGACATTTTCGGTGAAGCACAAGTTTTCCCCCAGTGGCCTTTATTCGTGTCGTTTCGCTTTGAGCTGACATTTGCCCGATCAAGCCCCTCCGTCCCCCGTGTatgcatattttaaaatccaaTTAGATACGTGAGCGCTAGCTCGGAGGAGAACTAAATGACCTCCTCACTACGACCGTGACGTGGGCGAAGGGTTTAATTCTTtctgtttccttttcgtttgcgaaaaacatttttcttccacttttaAAGAGTAACGCAAACAGTGGGATGTCCGCAAGCGGTGGAAACTCGAAGCCCTCGGCGAACGCCAGTCGAGGTCGCACCGGTGCACACTCTTCGGCTTCCGCCACCGGCACCACGTCCCTCGGGGGTTCCACGTCCACGGCGGTAGGTGCCCAGGCAGGAGCGACGGGAGGGGCGGCGCCCGGATCCCGGATAGCGTCACTGAAGAACCCGGTCGGGTGGGTTTGCTGTGCGCCCTGCATCTGGCTGCGCAGTTCGTCGGCCGTCCACAAGATGGCGATCACGGCCGCAACGCTGCTGGTGACGTCGCTTCTGGTCGCCTCGCCGATCCTGTTCCTCATCTCGGCCGCACCGTCCCAGCTGCCCCGGGACTGCTTCGCCGCCGACGAAGACGACTGCCACCCGACGCCAGCCCCGCCACCCGTCTGCGGAGATCCGATCTGCCGTGCGGCCGCCATCAGCGTCTCGTCCAGGATGAACTGGGACGTGGAGCCGTGCCGGGAGTTCAAGAACTACAGCTGCTCCACGATGGAGGGCAGCCTGCGGGCGGTCAAGAGTGCACAGGAGATAGCGGACACTCAGATGCAACGTAAGTGATACGCACTCTTCCGGAACCAAGCCCATGCAAGCGGAATACAGCTACAATATTctctttttccatttattatttatcaaaattatGACACACAACCTTCCATAATTCCGATTATAAATTCTCTTTTAGCTTGTTCTAGTAGAATAAACAGcatgttttattatatttccatttgatatgaaaatttaatctaatatttaaaaaatctgtCCTCTCGgtatattattttcatttattttggttACTTGCTAAGAATTTTGTTATGTACATTTTTGAAGCGCCATAGTACTAAAAGATAAGTGAAATAGAAATCTGTAATTCGTTTCGTAAGAATCTTTAGAATAATCTCAAtgacaacataaaaactacacGTAACTCTATACGTATATCATTAAGTTCTACTCCTagaaattataaacaaatactaagaaaaagtTGATAGTTTAAGTCACTTACTTGGTCCTATTGTATAGAAATTCATGTTTAAAACATGAATAGTTCCCAGGCATATAGCATTCCACTTATCTGAAGGGTTCTTCTATCTGGTTCTTCTGAACCAGAACTTGTCCCTAGGACGATTATAGCTGTGGTATATAGGGTTATTCAATTTATGAAAGTTGTGTTGCCCTATTCTAGAGCTACTCTCCCTCAATACCACGAGTGGGATCTTCCGGAAGCTAGGCCGGCTCTATGGGAGCTGCCTGCGGCAAGAGCTGAACGACACCAGCATAAAGCGTCGCCTGGACCAACTCGGCGGTTACCTGCACATCGGTTCGGTCGGTCCGCAGAGTCTTTCCCCGTTGGTGGTGAAGATCCAAGCGATTGGACCGTTGCCGCTGGTCGGCATCTACTACGATCTGAGTTACGGCCGGAAACCTCAGACACTGCTGATCATCGACGGACCAAACACACCACCGAACATACTTGAGGTATCCTTGGAGGTCTTAGAGCTAAAGCTTTCCCCTGAGTCGCTGTTATAGCGCCATTCGTGTGTCGTTCCAGAACCCTGTCCGGTGGAATGGTCCGCGAGCGCCACCGTACGATGTGGACGACGTGCCGGAGCTACTGGACGAACTAATCAATACCTTCCTGCCGCTAGGGTTGAGCGCTGACCAGCGGCAGTCGGAGCGGAATCTTATTTCTGGCTTCATTCGTGAACTGAACGAGGTAATAAATTCCGTCGGCCCTCACCTGGGAGTAGGTGCGGGCTTGGGAGCTTTGTGGGGCATCTGGGggcgatatttgttttatttttacgaatCGATAGCGACATCGTTAAGGTGACGGAGTGTGGCTGCGTATCTGATgtttgttctttgtttttcttccactcccGAACATTCCACAGATTCGGCGGCACTACGTCCAGAAGGATTTCATCAGCAGCTACGTGTTAAACAATGTGACAGCCCTCGCGAACGCGCATCCTTTCGTAAGTGCACTGTGAACTCGCTCCCTATTCCACCTACTTTCAACCTTACGCCGTTTCTTCCAGTTTCCCTGGCAGGACCTGGTGCCCGGCAACTGGTCCGGGCCGATAGTGATCCGCAGCCCGGAATACCTTCGACAGCTGCGCAAGCTTCTCCTGACGTACCAGAACCGGGTGATCCACAACtcgctgctgatgctgttcgCCCTCAACACGCTACCGCCGGGCCGGCCGTCGCCGCTCGTGTGCACCCGTGCCACCAACTGGGCCCTCCCGGAGGTCACCGCGGCCCTGTTCGTCGCCCAGTACAGCGAGGAGGTCATCCGGCACGCGATCCATCGGGTGAGCGCGCTATTTTTGGGAACCGGGGCCTGTTTTAGAAGTTCAAACAAGGTGGCCGCCCTGCAAATCAATGATTCATGCCGCGGTCGCCGGTCAAAATCGTCTGCTGGAACATAACGTAATAGCTTCCCGCATGCGATTGGCTTCGATCCGTTTCGGCGGCGTCgtctttttatttcgtactcGACCATGGAAAAGGTCCTTCCCCGCGTTTGCTGAAGGGCAATATGGCGTGCGCCCGGGCGATTGTTGCTGTGGCTCTGTTAACCGGCAATCAATGGTGAATTAAAGTGCTGTTTCATATTTGTAATGGTCCGTTTCAATGTCAAGAGCAGCGTGGAGGCGTTTCtttgaaacacaaaaacaacttctttgATTATGGAGGAAtgtcatatttttggaaaaatgatTATCTTGCTCAATCAGTAAAACAAAGGCTGCTCCCGAGCCTTCGATTCGTGGTAGAAAAGAAGacaatattaaaatttatttctgaTCAACTCTATCGTCATCCGTAGCCATTGCATATTGCCTTATTTTAGTCGAATAAACAACACGTCAGCCCGAGTTTACCGTAATGGCTGCCCTCAGGTGGTAAATAGACGGTAAAAGCGAGAGCAAAACCTCCGAAATATTCTCTCCCCAGTGGCATGATTTATGCATGTTCCCGTGCCACCAGCATGATAACATCGTTACTCATCCGCTATGTAACATGCGTTTAAACGGTAATTTACGATCTCCGGCCTGCGGCAACCGGGTACGACGCGCCACCACCACATGAAACTGCCATAAATCGTTGGCGATGTAATTTTCTGATACGCCGCGATATCTGCTGGCGAATTGATTTACCGTCGATCATTGAAGACAGAATCCAAAACGGAAAAATTGTTCCAAGCTCCCCCCGTCCCCGGAAAATTAGTCCCTAATTTTGCTCGGTGAAGCTAATTCGTTTCCTTCTTACGACCCCCCCTTCCCAATGTGCAGACGGAGGAAATGTTCGAAAACATGAAGCAACATCTGAAACGGGCTCCATCGCTGCGTGGGGCGGCCCTGGTGCGATTGTCGCAGCTGAAGGTACAGGCTAAGGTTTGGCCCACGCTCTTCAATCGAACGGAAATCGCCTCTGTGTTGGACGAGGTAAGGCGGTTTTGATCCGGCGCTTTAACTGAAAGGAATGTAATCGTTGAAAATCTGCTCCATTCCAGATCGAGATCAGTTCGGACAATTGGTTCGAAAATGTGCTGAAAATCTACGAAATCAACAACAACCGCACGAGGGAGATCAATTTCACCGTAGAATCTTCGCAGACAGCGTATGTACTAAATAGTTTTGAGTAGTCTACTATTTTTTCTCATGTTTGTTTGGTGACGGTAAATTTatagtttataattttatgtgtttattaTACGTTAAGGTTGTGGTTGAATGCTTCACTGCTTACAGTTCATGAAACAAACTTACCTTCTTCTGAAGTATATCAAACATTATTAGTTTATCGATTTTTAAGATTCttccacattttttaaatagttttttctAAAGACTCAATTTGAATCAACTAATTGCCCCCTTCAAATGTTTCAGGTACGCCTATCCCCAAATATCGAAAGTTTTCTACGACACCCTGTCCCATTCGATCGTGGTGCCACTGTCCGTGATCCTGGTGCCGTACTTCAACCCGGTGCTTCCACCGTACCTGCACTACGCCTCACTGGGCACCACGCTCGCCAAGGAGATACTCCGGTCGATCACGAAGGCGTTCGAGACGAAGATTATGCAGTGCGTACCGAGCGCGGTCAGCGTCTTCTCCAACACCAGCCGGATGGAGTTGCTCATACACTCCGGTGGGTTGCAGATTGCCTATCACACGCTCCTGTCGCTGTCCGGCCCGATCAAGGGCATGAACCGGCTGCTGGGGCTAAGCCTAACGCCACCGCAGATCTTCTTCCTCGTGTCCGCCCAGCAACTGTGCGCCGAGTCCGATTACAGCGGAGTGGAGGTGAACTCGAGTGATTTCGATGAAATGTAAGCACTGGCACCAGCCGTTTCTGATGAATTAGTAATATCGCATATCTCTTGTTTTGTATTGCAGTCTTACCTGGCTCATCTCGCAGGGTGGCAGCGCGTCCGACGTCTTTCAGTGTCACTCGGCGACCAAGCTAAGCTACCAGAAAAATTGCGACATATGGTAGAATCACCAACAAGTATTGAGAACGAAGAAGAGAAACGCCACTTCGTACGACACGCGACAGAACTGACCAGAGTCAACTCGTGAAAGTTCTAGTGATAATGAAAGGAGCAATCTTTGGTAGCCAGTAAGATTTAAATCGAACAAAATTGAGACGAAACGGTCTTAGAATAAGCTCGACAAACCGACGTTTATAGTTCCGCAAGGCTTTAGAGATGAAAAAATGATCTGAAAACAAagcatgcaaaacaaaaccaaaaaaagaaaaacatagggtaaaacaaattaaactaaaaataataaatcaacgCCGTGATAGCAGCTTGTAAGTGTGCGTTACTAGTCACCTTTATTTGCTGTGTTAGTTTTAATGTAACATTGTTAAGGATTTGCAGTTGGAAGGAAGGCGAACGTAcaaaggaggaagaaaaaagttatcTATTTACGTTGCAGCTTACAGTTGAAGAAATGTTATGCCACTTTATGTAAATTATCCTTCCACGCTTGAATGATGCAAGAAGCGCATGTGGAATGTGTTGTATGGAAATAAGAAATAAGTCAATTAAGTTCTCCTATTTCCGTGCGCTTGCGTTGCACACGTGAATTAATAAAGGTCGTGAGTTACTCGTTGAACACAAAACAATCGATTAAACGGTTTAGTAAAAACTAGCAGTTTCTCTAAAAAGTCAGCCGCTAAGTCAGTTTAAAGGTTCGATTGCGATGCGTGTCACAATAGTGTCGGAATATATCGGTTCTATCGACAAAAGGCAGTCCGTTACAAAGTTTGTTAGCAAATGCATTAGCcgcaaaaaaagcatttaGCGTTGAATGATTGAGAGAATAGTTTTAACAGAATCCGATACTGATGTCGACTAGTCCCGAGACAATATTTCCACCA from Anopheles coustani chromosome 3, idAnoCousDA_361_x.2, whole genome shotgun sequence harbors:
- the LOC131272007 gene encoding neprilysin-3, translated to MTGEPMTARGAGAGVGAGRAPHLQPPHANHPLQALRTDDIEVQVIEQGIELCSSSERKSNANSGMSASGGNSKPSANASRGRTGAHSSASATGTTSLGGSTSTAVGAQAGATGGAAPGSRIASLKNPVGWVCCAPCIWLRSSSAVHKMAITAATLLVTSLLVASPILFLISAAPSQLPRDCFAADEDDCHPTPAPPPVCGDPICRAAAISVSSRMNWDVEPCREFKNYSCSTMEGSLRAVKSAQEIADTQMQQLLSLNTTSGIFRKLGRLYGSCLRQELNDTSIKRRLDQLGGYLHIGSVGPQSLSPLVVKIQAIGPLPLVGIYYDLSYGRKPQTLLIIDGPNTPPNILENPVRWNGPRAPPYDVDDVPELLDELINTFLPLGLSADQRQSERNLISGFIRELNEIRRHYVQKDFISSYVLNNVTALANAHPFFPWQDLVPGNWSGPIVIRSPEYLRQLRKLLLTYQNRVIHNSLLMLFALNTLPPGRPSPLVCTRATNWALPEVTAALFVAQYSEEVIRHAIHRTEEMFENMKQHLKRAPSLRGAALVRLSQLKVQAKVWPTLFNRTEIASVLDEIEISSDNWFENVLKIYEINNNRTREINFTVESSQTAYAYPQISKVFYDTLSHSIVVPLSVILVPYFNPVLPPYLHYASLGTTLAKEILRSITKAFETKIMQCVPSAVSVFSNTSRMELLIHSGGLQIAYHTLLSLSGPIKGMNRLLGLSLTPPQIFFLVSAQQLCAESDYSGVEVNSSDFDEILTWLISQGGSASDVFQCHSATKLSYQKNCDIW